GCTCCACAGAGGCTGGAATGGCCCGGAAGAGCCGGCCCCCCAGGCGCAGGCCCTGGTGGTAGAAGTCCCTCATGATCTGGTGGCCTTCGCCGTAGATGCCGGTGGGACGCAGGGCACATGTCACTAGGGGCAACCCCCCCAGGACCTGGGAGCAAAAAAGGCACGCCCTGCTCAGACCAAGGATCTTGTGCTTTGTTTTCCGCCCTGGTCCCTTCGGGTTGGAGAGGGAAGGAAACCAAGGCAGGATGCAAAGGAGCCCatgctgagaaaaacaaaaacaaaaaccaaaccaaacaaaaaaaacccaggggtttccctggaggtctagtggttaagactccacccttccacagcagggggtgagggttcaattccctggttggggaaataagatcccacatgccatgcagtgtggccagaaggaaaaaaaaaaagcccacaggCTCAGGTTCTGCCTCTGCCAGGCAGCCCCATCTCCCACATCTCATCTTTTCAAGTCTCACCTCCCTTCCATTGGCTTCCAGGACGAGCTGCTCAGCTAGGGCCTTGCTGCAAGGATAGGGATGTCGGTGTACGGCTTCATAGGGGGTGTTCTCATTGCCCCTAGTAGGGGGAGAGGGAACGTTCTTAGTGCTGAGGGGAGGTGGGGCCCTGGAAGGACTGGGGGGACCTCAGCTCACCTGTAGAAGGGCTGGCCTTTGATGTTGGGCCCCACAACTTCCATGCTGCTTGTGTAGATCAGGAAGCGTGTTCCAGTCTGCACACAAGCCTCGATCACATTCTGTGTGCCTGAGGGAGGTAGGGGGCTGTGTGTCCAAACTGAAGCTTCCTCCCCATCTGCCTctacccctccccatcccaacacTGGACGAGGATACATGCCCGCCTTCCCCAGGCCTGGGGAGAACCACAGAGTTCAGTGAGGACCGGCCTGCCACCACAGGGGCAGAAGGGACAGATTGTCACAGGGTGATCAGAGGTCAGGGTCAAAAAGGGAGCAGGGAACAAACAGCCAAGATCAGGCCACGGGCCAGGGAGTACTAAGGACACGGTCAGAACAGGTAGGGAGCAGCTTACCCTGAACGTTGACCTCGTGGATGGTCTCAGGACTGGTTTTCCCAAACACGTCCACCAGCCCAGCTGTGTGGATGACCACGTGGGCTCCGGCCACGGCCGCTGCCACCTCGTGGGCCTGGGTCACATCCCCCTGGATGGCCGTCACCTGCACGGGCCCTGGGAGCGGGTAGGGGCGGGCGGAGGCAATGTCAGAGCTGAGACCATCAGCCAGCTGCTGGGCTTGGCCCACACCCTCAGGAGccacattttcctaatgactcaTTCATCCTATCTGCTTCCCCCGGAGAGACATAACAGGCATCATCTTTTCCGCCACTCGGAAAGGAGtccacaccctccccaccctctgctgtccctcccccatctctcccCCCAGTCACCTGTCTTCAGCTCCTCCAGCCAAGGACCCAGGTGTAGGTCAAAGATGCGCAGCTCACGGAGCCGGGGTTCCCGCTGCAGCAGCATTCGGACTACATGTTCCCCCAGGAAGCCACAGCCACCTGTGACCAGGTATACCAGTTCCTGGGTTTCGGCAGAGTCGGCCATACCTGGCTGGGGAAAGACACCCTGCCTCACCTGGGTGGCCTGCCGCCGACTGCCCCAGCACGGGCTGCCCCTTTCCTCCTAGAAGGGCCTCTGACTCAGTCAACCGGAGCAATGATCCAGGGGCCGGAGCGTTTTCTGGAGGCTGTGGCTGTGAGTGCAAGTGGCCAGGCTACCTGCCCTCTGACCCTACCAGCTGCAGTTCCCGAGATAAGGGGGCAGGCTTGGCATGGAGGAAGGGGTCAGGGtttgagggagagggagaagttCAGGGGCCAAAAATGAAGGGTGGTTGGCAGGGAGCTGGGGCAGCGGGTAGAGGAAGGCGGGAAGGGCGGAGCTAGGGGAAGGGACCTACCTGCAGCCAGAGTCCTAGGGCGCCTAACTAGGCACCGAGGcggtcttctgtgtctcctgggcCAGCGCCACACGGTCCCCTTCCGcttgctcctcctccctcctggccCATTCCAGGAACAGAGACCAGCCCAGCCTCCACCTCTCCGCCCTCCAGCCTTGCCACAGGGCACCCTCTGGTGGCCACTctgtgctgcatgggcttctgGTTCCAGCAGAGAGCTTGTGGAATGGGGATGGGGAAACAGAACCTGCTGGGTGGGTGCTGAGTAGGGGTTTTGGCCGCTGCAGAACAGGGCAGGCAGGGTGACCTCACTCCAGTGCATGACATCAGTGTTTCCCTCTTGGTGGACCTCCCAGGAGACCCGGAGCCCAGCAGCAGCTGTGGttctgggaagggaagggaggcctGACCTTGGCCTGGCTCTGGCTGGCCTTGGCGGGGATTTCTGGATGGTTG
This genomic interval from Bos mutus isolate GX-2022 chromosome 25, NWIPB_WYAK_1.1, whole genome shotgun sequence contains the following:
- the HSD3B7 gene encoding 3 beta-hydroxysteroid dehydrogenase type 7 isoform X1, encoding MADSAETQELVYLVTGGCGFLGEHVVRMLLQREPRLRELRIFDLHLGPWLEELKTGPVQVTAIQGDVTQAHEVAAAVAGAHVVIHTAGLVDVFGKTSPETIHEVNVQGTQNVIEACVQTGTRFLIYTSSMEVVGPNIKGQPFYRGNENTPYEAVHRHPYPCSKALAEQLVLEANGREVLGGLPLVTCALRPTGIYGEGHQIMRDFYHQGLRLGGRLFRAIPASVEHGRVYVGNVAWMHVLVARELEHRAALMGGQVYFCYDNSPYKSYEDFNMEFLGPCGLRLVGTRPLMPYWLLVLLAALNTLLQWLLRPLMLYAPLLNPYTLAVANTTFTVSTDKARRHFGYEPLFSWEESRTRTIRWVQTVEGSA
- the HSD3B7 gene encoding 3 beta-hydroxysteroid dehydrogenase type 7 isoform X2, giving the protein MADSAETQELVYLVTGGCGFLGEHVVRMLLQREPRLRELRIFDLHLGPWLEELKTGPVQVTAIQGDVTQAHEVAAAVAGAHVVIHTAGLVDVFGKTSPETIHEVNVQGTQNVIEACVQTGTRFLIYTSSMEVVGPNIKGQPFYSKALAEQLVLEANGREVLGGLPLVTCALRPTGIYGEGHQIMRDFYHQGLRLGGRLFRAIPASVEHGRVYVGNVAWMHVLVARELEHRAALMGGQVYFCYDNSPYKSYEDFNMEFLGPCGLRLVGTRPLMPYWLLVLLAALNTLLQWLLRPLMLYAPLLNPYTLAVANTTFTVSTDKARRHFGYEPLFSWEESRTRTIRWVQTVEGSA